Proteins found in one Dehalococcoidia bacterium genomic segment:
- a CDS encoding glycosyltransferase family 2 protein: ESAADIVSYMDVDLSTDLAAFPHLIQAIEEGYSIAIGSRLLPGSSVKRSFKRELTSRSYNLIIKSMFRTRFSDAQCGFKALSGKAAQELVPLIQDQEWFFDTELLILAEKKGYRIREIPVAWIEDPDTRVAIASTVSEDLKGLLRLRFRSGEP, translated from the coding sequence TGGAGAGCGCTGCCGACATCGTTAGCTATATGGATGTCGATCTTTCAACCGACCTGGCGGCCTTTCCCCACCTCATCCAGGCTATTGAGGAGGGCTATAGCATAGCCATCGGCTCCCGGCTCCTTCCAGGCTCATCGGTTAAGCGCTCCTTTAAGCGCGAATTAACCTCCAGAAGCTATAATCTCATTATTAAGTCGATGTTCAGAACAAGATTCTCTGATGCACAGTGTGGCTTTAAGGCACTTAGTGGTAAAGCGGCCCAGGAACTGGTGCCCCTGATACAGGATCAAGAGTGGTTCTTCGACACCGAGCTGCTTATCCTGGCCGAAAAAAAAGGCTATCGCATAAGAGAGATACCTGTAGCCTGGATCGAGGATCCCGACACCAGGGTCGCCATTGCCAGTACCGTCTCCGAGGATCTAAAGGGGTTGCTGAGGCTGAGGTTTCGCTCTGGGGAACCTTAG
- a CDS encoding nicotinate phosphoribosyltransferase produces the protein MSNAILVIDMVRGFFEEGNPLYLGERARRIIPNIQRLLKHEIEKGSRVFFLCDNHVPDDPEFAMFPSHCIMGTAEAEVIPELAHFSKSPGEIIPKRRFSCFLETDLDEKLKAFSPDKLIVCGVVTDICVLHTVFDARGRDYEVDVPLDCVAAFDERAHHFALQHMEKVLGARLVGPQKAIKGDQARFVTSDAILSGETADIYFARTVEILRREGLNPTATMEVFPSKAGVLCGIEEVKALLSRLLPSGSEIWALDEGESFQRKEVVLRITAPYLSYGLHETTILGILSHCSGWATASRECVDAAHGIPVISFGVRHIHPSVAGVMDYSAIIGGCTGCSSVAGAKIADIEPSGTMPHALILIIGDTARATLAFDEHMPPEVPRISLVDTFKDEVEESVIVARALEGRLQGVRLDTPSERGGVTADLVREVRAHLDLAGFNEVSIFVSGGLDPERIRYFLENGAPVDAFGVGSYISGAKPIDFTADLHEIEGRQIAKRGRLPGINPNPNLKRVM, from the coding sequence ATGTCTAATGCCATTCTGGTAATCGATATGGTGCGTGGCTTTTTTGAGGAGGGAAATCCCCTCTACCTAGGTGAGCGGGCACGCCGCATTATACCGAACATCCAGAGGCTTCTTAAGCACGAGATAGAGAAAGGCTCAAGGGTATTCTTCCTCTGTGACAATCATGTCCCCGATGACCCGGAGTTCGCCATGTTTCCCTCTCACTGTATCATGGGGACCGCAGAGGCAGAGGTCATCCCCGAACTTGCCCATTTTTCAAAAAGTCCTGGAGAGATTATTCCCAAGAGGCGCTTCAGTTGCTTCTTAGAAACAGACCTGGATGAGAAGCTAAAGGCATTTTCCCCAGATAAGCTGATAGTCTGCGGTGTGGTAACAGATATCTGTGTCCTTCATACCGTATTCGATGCCAGGGGTCGAGACTACGAGGTAGATGTACCCCTGGATTGCGTTGCCGCCTTCGACGAGAGAGCCCACCATTTCGCCCTGCAGCACATGGAGAAAGTCCTGGGGGCAAGGCTGGTTGGCCCCCAAAAGGCAATTAAGGGCGACCAAGCTAGATTTGTGACCTCCGATGCTATCCTCTCCGGGGAAACCGCGGATATCTACTTCGCCCGAACCGTTGAGATTTTACGAAGAGAGGGCCTAAACCCCACGGCAACAATGGAGGTTTTTCCATCAAAGGCAGGGGTCCTCTGCGGCATCGAGGAGGTCAAGGCACTGCTTTCCAGGTTACTACCCTCGGGTAGTGAGATATGGGCGCTTGATGAAGGGGAATCCTTTCAAAGAAAAGAGGTTGTACTTAGGATAACCGCGCCATACCTGAGCTACGGCTTGCATGAGACTACTATATTGGGCATCCTGTCCCACTGTAGTGGCTGGGCAACGGCGTCCAGAGAGTGTGTCGATGCTGCTCACGGGATCCCCGTAATCAGCTTCGGCGTTCGCCATATACATCCCTCTGTGGCTGGCGTAATGGACTACTCCGCCATCATCGGCGGTTGCACCGGCTGCTCCTCCGTCGCCGGCGCCAAGATTGCCGATATCGAGCCCTCGGGGACTATGCCTCACGCCCTGATACTTATCATAGGCGATACCGCCCGGGCGACTTTAGCCTTCGATGAGCATATGCCACCTGAGGTGCCTCGCATCTCTCTGGTCGATACCTTCAAGGATGAGGTTGAGGAAAGCGTCATCGTTGCTAGGGCGCTTGAAGGTCGCCTTCAGGGGGTGCGCCTCGATACCCCATCGGAAAGGGGTGGCGTCACCGCTGATCTGGTCAGGGAGGTTAGAGCCCATCTCGACCTGGCCGGCTTCAATGAAGTAAGCATCTTCGTCAGCGGGGGGCTTGACCCGGAGCGGATCAGATACTTTCTAGAAAATGGTGCCCCCGTAGATGCCTTTGGCGTGGGAAGCTACATCAGTGGCGCTAAACCTATCGACTTCACAGCCGACCTCCACGAAATAGAGGGGAGACAAATTGCCAAACGCGGCCGTCTTCCTGGCATCAACCCCAACCCAAACCTCAAGCGCGTTATGTAA
- a CDS encoding 2-hydroxyacid dehydrogenase, whose translation MKALILAPYSPSVLERLSKSLEVIYESWMDTRRLVPADELIDRIQGQDIEIVIIEADFIFREVFERGRKLKLVGACRGNVTHVDIEAATERGVLVVNTPARNATAVAELTVGLMLALARDIPKAHQMVSSGGWVDPTACYSSFRGTELAGKTIGIVGFGSIGQQVVRRLSAFDASILVYDPYVNNEEIERVGASTLGLDELVAQSDFVTLHCPTIPETLGLINAQRIASMKPTAYLVNTAGSTVVDQGATVQALREGHIAGAAFDVYETWPVKPDNPLLKLDNVILTPHIGGSTDETIERHSLMIAEDIERFIKGERPRNLLNPQAWNRVVN comes from the coding sequence ATGAAAGCACTCATTTTAGCTCCTTATAGTCCATCTGTCCTAGAAAGGTTGAGTAAAAGCCTGGAAGTTATCTATGAGAGCTGGATGGATACCAGGAGGCTGGTGCCCGCAGATGAGCTTATCGACCGCATTCAAGGGCAGGATATAGAAATAGTCATAATCGAGGCTGACTTCATTTTTCGCGAGGTTTTCGAGAGGGGTAGAAAACTGAAGCTCGTGGGGGCTTGCAGGGGTAATGTGACACATGTTGATATAGAAGCGGCCACGGAGCGTGGTGTGCTAGTAGTTAACACCCCCGCCAGGAACGCCACTGCAGTGGCAGAGCTGACGGTGGGTTTGATGCTGGCTCTGGCGCGAGATATCCCCAAAGCGCACCAAATGGTAAGCTCGGGTGGGTGGGTTGACCCCACTGCTTGCTATTCTTCATTTCGCGGCACTGAGCTTGCCGGGAAGACCATAGGCATAGTGGGTTTTGGGTCTATCGGGCAACAGGTGGTGAGGAGACTAAGCGCCTTTGATGCCTCTATCCTGGTGTATGACCCCTATGTCAACAACGAGGAAATAGAAAGGGTGGGAGCCAGTACTCTGGGGCTTGACGAACTGGTAGCGCAATCGGATTTCGTTACACTCCACTGCCCAACTATTCCAGAGACCCTGGGGCTCATCAATGCACAGAGAATTGCTTCTATGAAGCCTACCGCCTATTTGGTGAATACCGCTGGCTCAACCGTGGTCGATCAGGGAGCAACTGTCCAGGCTTTGAGAGAAGGACACATTGCCGGGGCCGCCTTCGATGTCTACGAGACCTGGCCGGTGAAGCCCGATAACCCCCTTCTGAAGCTGGACAACGTAATCCTTACCCCCCATATTGGTGGATCGACAGATGAGACGATAGAGCGCCATTCCCTGATGATAGCTGAAGACATCGAGAGATTTATAAAGGGAGAGCGCCCCAGGAATCTGCTCAATCCACAGGCGTGGAATAGAGTTGTCAATTAA
- a CDS encoding FGGY family carbohydrate kinase encodes MSIKYVLAIDAGSSGVHVLITDLQGHPVSHVHQEWDYDIPAEVAPLGREFDPAKFWGIICQLIGESIKKSAITPNEIIAVGAASQRQGVVFLDKDGHELYAGPNLDLRALSEGFSIDSEFGNEIYRITGHAPSFMFTPAKLRWFKANHPHIYEQIATVLSISDWIIYRLSGERVGELSSDCDIGLVDIRELKWSGLLMEMLELPKGIYPEITTAGTRVGTVSEAAAEQAGLVPGTSVVTGGADTQCGLLGMGVKDEGQVGVVAGWSGSIQMVTSQPIIDSQCRLWSGCHAITGRWVLESNAGESGGAYRWLNGLIFGQSNRDMYDLMDGLAQEAPPGAGGVLAFTGPMVMDMSRLRPSLGGFIFPTTPTVTNIERKHLVRATIENLCFAFKANCAQLEEVSGLRTKGISIGGGLAQSRCLVQILSDLVGLEVASFEMPQVSSLGTAMCAAVGSGIYDNLGQAMEAMRPVPRMVEPDNERAKEYAQYYGRWISTAKWLEDLNEKWYEQMGC; translated from the coding sequence TTGTCAATTAAGTACGTGCTAGCCATTGATGCCGGTTCTTCAGGTGTCCACGTCCTAATTACCGACCTCCAGGGCCACCCGGTTTCTCATGTGCATCAGGAATGGGACTACGATATACCTGCTGAGGTTGCCCCGCTGGGGCGGGAATTCGATCCCGCTAAGTTTTGGGGTATCATCTGCCAACTTATTGGAGAATCCATTAAGAAATCCGCGATAACCCCCAATGAAATCATCGCGGTTGGTGCTGCCAGCCAGAGGCAGGGTGTAGTATTTCTGGATAAGGATGGGCACGAGCTGTATGCCGGCCCCAACCTTGATCTCAGAGCCCTATCCGAAGGCTTCTCCATCGATAGCGAGTTTGGCAATGAGATTTACCGGATCACCGGTCATGCCCCTTCATTTATGTTTACTCCGGCCAAGCTTAGATGGTTCAAGGCTAATCATCCACATATATATGAGCAGATAGCCACAGTGCTTTCCATCAGCGACTGGATCATTTACCGGCTCTCTGGTGAGCGAGTTGGCGAGCTTTCCAGTGATTGCGATATAGGCCTGGTTGACATCCGTGAATTGAAGTGGTCTGGCCTATTGATGGAAATGCTGGAGCTACCCAAGGGGATTTATCCCGAAATCACAACCGCTGGTACCAGAGTTGGCACGGTTTCAGAAGCGGCTGCCGAGCAGGCAGGCCTGGTACCTGGCACATCGGTCGTTACCGGTGGTGCAGATACCCAGTGTGGCTTGCTTGGCATGGGGGTAAAAGATGAAGGGCAGGTGGGTGTTGTAGCAGGCTGGAGTGGCTCTATACAAATGGTGACCTCCCAGCCAATTATCGATTCGCAATGCAGGCTTTGGAGCGGGTGTCATGCTATTACGGGGAGGTGGGTACTGGAAAGTAACGCTGGTGAATCGGGTGGTGCCTATCGCTGGTTAAATGGGCTTATCTTTGGACAGTCAAATAGAGACATGTACGATTTAATGGATGGGTTGGCACAAGAGGCACCGCCTGGGGCTGGGGGGGTGCTTGCCTTTACCGGTCCAATGGTGATGGATATGAGCCGGCTTAGACCGAGCCTGGGTGGCTTTATTTTCCCAACTACCCCTACCGTGACAAATATCGAGAGGAAACACCTCGTCAGGGCAACAATAGAGAACCTCTGTTTCGCCTTCAAAGCCAACTGCGCCCAGTTGGAGGAGGTCTCCGGACTCAGGACGAAGGGGATAAGCATCGGGGGTGGTTTGGCACAGAGCCGATGCCTGGTTCAGATTCTCTCCGATTTGGTTGGCCTGGAGGTGGCTTCCTTCGAGATGCCCCAGGTCTCGTCACTAGGAACGGCTATGTGCGCTGCAGTTGGCTCTGGCATCTATGACAACCTTGGTCAAGCTATGGAGGCCATGCGACCTGTACCCAGAATGGTCGAGCCAGATAATGAGAGGGCCAAGGAATATGCCCAGTACTACGGGAGATGGATTTCTACTGCTAAGTGGCTGGAGGATTTAAATGAAAAATGGTATGAGCAAATGGGATGCTGA
- a CDS encoding class II aldolase/adducin family protein, whose product MKNGMSKWDAEKKTVLEAAQKMAQKELVVGTSGNVSMRLGVHNGRELMAITPNARYYDTIDVDDIVVADFEGENVEGELKISIEKLLHIGIYKARRKVNAIVHTHPVFGSAISVTGLEIPAFLDDQITYIGGEIKVAEYALPGTPELVENVLSALGPRNGVLLANHGALSVGRDMREAFTICEMLEKTAKIYVYALSLGSINPVPAKAAEVEKAFFNFLYGESE is encoded by the coding sequence ATGAAAAATGGTATGAGCAAATGGGATGCTGAAAAGAAAACTGTCCTCGAGGCGGCTCAGAAGATGGCGCAGAAGGAACTGGTGGTGGGCACCTCGGGAAATGTGAGCATGCGCCTCGGAGTGCACAACGGCAGGGAACTGATGGCAATCACTCCCAATGCGCGCTACTACGATACAATCGATGTCGATGACATAGTAGTTGCCGATTTCGAGGGAGAGAACGTCGAGGGAGAGCTAAAAATATCCATAGAGAAGCTGCTGCATATCGGTATTTACAAAGCGCGCAGGAAGGTAAATGCAATCGTTCACACTCACCCCGTTTTCGGCAGTGCCATTTCTGTTACCGGCCTGGAGATCCCTGCTTTTCTTGATGACCAGATTACCTATATTGGCGGGGAGATAAAGGTGGCCGAATATGCCCTTCCCGGCACTCCGGAGCTGGTGGAGAATGTGCTTTCAGCGCTGGGGCCCAGGAACGGAGTTCTACTGGCAAATCACGGTGCCTTGAGTGTGGGGAGGGATATGAGAGAGGCCTTTACCATCTGCGAGATGTTGGAGAAGACAGCGAAGATATATGTGTATGCGCTGAGCCTGGGGAGTATTAACCCTGTTCCTGCCAAGGCAGCTGAGGTGGAGAAGGCCTTCTTTAATTTTCTCTATGGCGAGAGTGAATAA
- a CDS encoding PaaI family thioesterase, protein MPKKMPQYVEGFNPFGDLMGLTFTRAEKGNSQCVLEVNAKLLNPFRILHGGATYTMADTGMGAALLSCIEQDELCATIEIKIVYFKSVDSGTLTCDTKVISKSKRIATLESEIKHEGHLVAKALGTWSIYKEKMD, encoded by the coding sequence ATGCCAAAGAAAATGCCTCAATACGTGGAAGGGTTTAACCCGTTCGGTGATCTTATGGGTCTGACCTTTACCAGGGCAGAGAAGGGAAATAGTCAGTGTGTGCTTGAAGTTAATGCAAAGCTGCTAAACCCCTTCCGAATTTTGCATGGCGGAGCCACGTATACTATGGCAGATACCGGCATGGGTGCAGCCCTTCTTTCTTGCATAGAGCAGGATGAACTATGTGCAACCATAGAGATTAAAATAGTCTATTTCAAATCGGTGGATTCGGGCACTCTTACCTGCGATACAAAGGTTATAAGTAAAAGTAAAAGAATTGCCACTTTGGAATCAGAGATAAAACACGAAGGTCATCTTGTCGCCAAGGCTCTCGGAACCTGGTCTATATACAAGGAAAAGATGGATTGA